The following are from one region of the Prevotella communis genome:
- a CDS encoding outer membrane beta-barrel protein codes for MKTILVGIAVWLSALACYAQADTTQVRKKKERTIELSGEVYDSFTKAKVKALITLMRSDSTFVDSMTCWTWSTSSYYQFKVPAKNADYIIKASAEGYNDTTMNYKLRHIARNSWFELPRILMKKKQRSDDDIYKEIGLGGVVVTGTKVKLAYRGDTLVYNASAFNLPEGSMLDGLIRQMPGAELKDNGDIYINGKKVDYLTLNGKDFFKGQNKVMLDNLPYYTVKELKVFDKSTKQSELIGHDVEKKDYVMDVQLKREYNRGLMGNIEGGYGTDKRYMGRLFGLYYDDHSRVSVFANANNVNETHRPGAEGEWTPSNTPQGLRSMKQTGLHIETEDADKNWETNLDAVFAWDDADNMSRTSSERFATGGNILGGSESWSRQKDFRFQAFDYFQIKKPVTLWGTLNVTYTNGHRTNGSQDSTYRESLINQSFNDGLTRYRTLNLSGTIGLHHKFAWGDYLMGGLTGSYTRQKPSDSWTMNRTLFTQTSDTDLRHNYADTHGDNYSYEAEFGYYLQLLNRWFIGANASYTQSLDNSNNLRYRLDRLAEDKLQTEWLPSTHEELKSVIDLNNCDEQQLLTRTASTTLEVMHSSDNEYFSFSLPIKNPHERLYYNDFAGLDTIARRSYVEIAPSISWSRWGKKNGLNSLGYSMNMSRPSLADLMPVDDTTNPLVTTINNPDLKPTLTHNVNIGFQFNNDSIRRFIRVWSNASLTQHSIGTRTIYDTATGVYTYMQDNINGNWNWNLGTSYEQPLDSAKRITLQQRFSVDYLHSVDFDVVYESNKPFEEYDFLKSTVHNWTLNEHLGVEYQKDKLTIGISGEIDWRRSTSHRANFENISAFDYNYGGLLRYTIPWVELNIATDIRMYSRRGYQSEMMNTDDLVWNAELARSLFNEKLTLKFTAFDLLHQLSNKQYSVNAQGRTETWNNCIPRYLMLSVAYKFNKQPKK; via the coding sequence ATGAAGACAATACTAGTTGGAATAGCAGTTTGGCTATCGGCCTTAGCTTGCTATGCACAAGCCGACACCACTCAGGTTAGGAAAAAGAAAGAGCGCACCATTGAACTATCGGGCGAAGTCTATGACTCGTTCACCAAGGCCAAGGTGAAAGCACTCATCACATTGATGCGTTCAGACTCTACGTTTGTGGACTCTATGACCTGTTGGACATGGAGCACTTCTTCTTATTACCAGTTTAAGGTACCTGCTAAGAATGCCGACTATATCATCAAAGCCTCTGCCGAAGGATATAATGATACCACAATGAACTATAAGTTGCGCCATATTGCACGCAACTCATGGTTTGAACTGCCTCGCATCCTCATGAAGAAGAAGCAGCGCAGCGACGATGATATCTATAAGGAAATCGGACTCGGAGGAGTCGTCGTAACAGGTACCAAGGTAAAACTGGCCTATCGTGGTGACACGCTGGTGTATAATGCCTCCGCCTTTAACCTGCCAGAAGGTTCTATGCTCGACGGACTGATTCGTCAGATGCCCGGTGCCGAACTCAAGGACAACGGAGACATCTATATCAACGGCAAGAAAGTGGACTATCTCACGCTGAACGGTAAGGACTTCTTTAAGGGACAGAACAAGGTAATGCTCGACAACCTGCCCTACTACACCGTGAAGGAACTGAAAGTCTTTGACAAGAGTACCAAACAGAGTGAACTCATTGGCCATGATGTCGAGAAGAAAGACTACGTGATGGATGTGCAGCTGAAGCGCGAATACAATCGTGGTCTGATGGGTAATATTGAAGGCGGGTACGGTACCGACAAACGTTACATGGGACGCCTGTTCGGCCTCTACTATGATGACCACTCACGTGTAAGCGTCTTTGCTAATGCCAACAACGTGAATGAAACCCACAGGCCTGGAGCTGAAGGCGAATGGACACCCAGTAATACGCCGCAGGGACTAAGGTCTATGAAACAGACGGGCCTGCATATTGAGACCGAAGATGCTGACAAAAACTGGGAGACCAACCTCGATGCCGTCTTCGCATGGGATGATGCCGATAATATGAGCCGTACTTCCAGCGAGCGCTTTGCCACAGGCGGAAATATCCTTGGAGGCTCTGAGTCATGGAGCCGCCAGAAAGATTTCCGTTTTCAGGCCTTTGACTACTTCCAAATAAAGAAGCCTGTCACATTGTGGGGTACACTCAATGTCACCTATACCAATGGGCATCGCACTAACGGCAGTCAGGACTCCACCTACCGCGAGAGCCTCATCAACCAATCCTTCAACGACGGATTGACACGTTACCGCACGCTGAACCTAAGTGGTACAATCGGCTTACATCATAAATTCGCCTGGGGCGATTATCTGATGGGCGGACTGACTGGCAGCTATACGCGCCAGAAACCAAGCGACAGCTGGACGATGAACCGCACACTCTTCACACAGACAAGTGATACGGACCTGCGCCATAACTATGCCGACACACATGGTGACAATTATAGCTATGAGGCAGAATTCGGCTATTATCTCCAGCTACTCAACAGGTGGTTTATTGGCGCCAATGCCAGTTATACGCAGTCGTTAGACAATAGCAATAACCTGCGTTATCGCCTGGACCGTTTGGCTGAGGACAAACTACAGACGGAATGGCTACCTTCCACGCATGAAGAACTGAAGAGTGTGATAGACCTTAACAACTGCGACGAGCAACAACTGCTTACTCGTACCGCCAGTACCACATTAGAGGTCATGCACTCCAGCGACAATGAGTATTTCTCATTCTCACTCCCCATCAAGAATCCACACGAGCGACTTTATTATAATGACTTTGCCGGGCTCGACACCATTGCCCGTCGCAGTTACGTGGAAATAGCGCCTAGCATCAGCTGGTCGCGCTGGGGCAAGAAGAATGGCCTGAACAGCTTAGGCTATAGCATGAACATGAGCAGACCATCCTTGGCAGACCTGATGCCCGTCGATGATACAACCAACCCACTGGTCACCACCATCAACAACCCTGACCTGAAACCTACGCTGACACATAACGTGAATATCGGTTTTCAGTTCAACAATGACTCCATCCGCCGTTTCATCCGTGTGTGGAGTAATGCCTCGCTGACTCAGCACTCTATTGGTACACGCACCATCTACGATACCGCGACAGGTGTCTATACCTATATGCAGGACAATATCAACGGCAACTGGAACTGGAACCTCGGCACGAGCTATGAGCAACCACTCGACAGTGCCAAACGAATCACCCTGCAACAGCGTTTCAGCGTCGATTATCTCCATTCTGTAGATTTCGATGTGGTCTATGAATCCAATAAGCCCTTTGAGGAATATGACTTCCTGAAGAGCACCGTACACAACTGGACGCTCAACGAGCACCTGGGTGTAGAATACCAAAAGGACAAGCTCACCATTGGTATCAGCGGCGAGATAGACTGGCGCCGTTCAACCAGCCATCGTGCCAACTTCGAGAATATCTCGGCCTTCGACTATAACTACGGTGGACTGCTGCGCTACACCATTCCCTGGGTAGAACTGAACATCGCTACCGACATCCGCATGTATAGTCGCAGGGGCTATCAGAGTGAGATGATGAACACCGACGACCTGGTGTGGAATGCCGAACTGGCACGCTCACTGTTCAACGAGAAACTCACATTGAAGTTCACGGCCTTCGACCTGCTGCACCAGCTTTCCAACAAGCAATACAGCGTCAATGCACAAGGTCGCACAGAGACTTGGAACAACTGCATCCCCCGCTACCTGATGCTCTCCGTTGCCTATAAGTTCAATAAACAACCAAAGAAATAA
- the serB gene encoding phosphoserine phosphatase SerB, with product MEQKKEEQILVRITGQDRPGLTASVMGILAKYDAQILDIGQADIHATLSLGILIRMEEEHSGQVMKELLFKATELGVNIGFAPITDEEYEDWVGHQGKNRYILMVMGRQLEAKQIEAATRVIADQGLNIDSIIRLTGRKSIKNPAKHTRACIEFSLRGEPANRHEMQSKFLKLSAEMEIDFSFQRDDMFRRMRRLICFDMDSTLIQTECIDELAERAGVGAQVRAITESAMRGEIDFKESFTRRVKLLKGLDVSVMQDIAEHLPITEGVDRLMTILKRCGYKIAILSGGFTYFGEHLQRKYGIDYVYANELEVDENGKLTGNYVGEIVDGHRKAELLKLIAQVEKVNLAQTIAVGDGANDLPMISEAGLGIAFHAKPRVVANAKQSINTIGLDGVLYFLGFKDSYLGDQGKL from the coding sequence GGAACAGAAGAAAGAAGAACAAATACTTGTACGCATCACTGGTCAGGATCGTCCTGGACTGACCGCATCGGTGATGGGCATACTTGCAAAATACGACGCACAGATTCTAGATATCGGTCAGGCCGATATCCACGCCACCCTGTCACTGGGCATCCTTATTCGCATGGAAGAAGAGCACTCGGGACAGGTGATGAAAGAACTGTTGTTCAAGGCTACCGAACTGGGCGTAAACATCGGCTTTGCCCCTATCACCGATGAAGAATACGAGGACTGGGTGGGCCATCAAGGCAAGAACCGCTATATCCTCATGGTGATGGGGCGCCAGTTGGAAGCCAAGCAGATTGAAGCTGCCACACGCGTCATTGCCGATCAAGGTCTGAATATTGACTCCATCATCCGTTTAACTGGTCGTAAGAGTATCAAGAACCCAGCTAAGCACACCCGTGCCTGCATTGAATTCTCACTGCGCGGCGAGCCCGCCAACCGTCACGAGATGCAGTCAAAGTTCCTCAAACTGTCGGCCGAGATGGAGATTGACTTCTCTTTCCAGCGTGATGATATGTTCCGCCGTATGCGTCGCCTTATCTGTTTCGATATGGACTCCACCCTTATCCAGACCGAGTGTATCGACGAGTTGGCCGAGCGCGCTGGCGTTGGTGCACAGGTGCGTGCCATTACCGAGAGCGCTATGCGTGGCGAGATTGATTTCAAGGAAAGTTTTACGCGTCGTGTAAAATTGCTCAAGGGTCTCGATGTCAGTGTGATGCAAGATATTGCCGAACATCTGCCCATCACCGAGGGCGTTGACCGCCTGATGACCATCCTCAAGCGCTGCGGCTATAAGATAGCCATTCTCAGTGGTGGATTCACCTATTTCGGCGAACACCTGCAGCGCAAATACGGTATTGACTATGTCTATGCCAACGAGTTGGAGGTCGACGAGAACGGCAAGCTCACCGGTAACTATGTGGGCGAGATTGTGGACGGCCATCGTAAGGCTGAACTTCTGAAACTCATTGCACAGGTAGAGAAAGTGAACCTGGCCCAGACTATTGCCGTGGGCGATGGTGCCAACGACCTGCCTATGATATCCGAAGCCGGACTGGGCATCGCCTTCCACGCTAAACCGCGTGTGGTGGCCAACGCCAAGCAGAGCATCAATACCATCGGACTCGATGGCGTGCTTTATTTCCTTGGTTTTAAAGACTCCTATCTCGGTGATCAAGGCAAACTATAA